CACCGGCCCGCACCTCCACTTCGAGGTCCGCCCCGGCGGCGGCAGCCCGATCGACCCGGCCCCCTGGCTCCGCAACCACTGCGGCCTGGACCCGTACACCGCCGGCTGACCACCCTTCGAATCGCACCGCGACTAGGCTGCACGGCATGCGGCCGGCGGTGGGCGAAGTACTCCACTTCTCCGAAGACCCCACGATCGAGCTCTTCCGACCACGTCTCGCCAAACCGGACCACACCACCGCGTACGTCTGGGCAGTCGCCCACGACCGCGCCCCTGACTACTGGTTCCCGAGGCAGTGCCCCCGCGCGATGGCGTGGGTTGGCCCTTCGACCACCTCCGAAGACCGCGACCGAATCATCGGCGCCGACTCCGGCACCCGCGTACACGCCGTCGAGTACGCCTGGCTGGACGCGATCCGCTCGGTCGAGCTGTACGCCTACCGACTGCCCGCGCACCCCTTCACCCAGCATGACGCCGCGATGGTCACCACCACCGTCGTACGCCCCCTGGGCCCGGCCGAACGTGTCGACGACTTGTTCGCCTTGCATGACGAGGCTGGTATCCAGCTGCGGGTGCTGCCACGGCTGCACGACTTCTGGGCCGAGGCGGTCGCCAGCACGCTTGAGTGGAGCGGGATTCGGCTGCGGAACGCTCGGCCGTGAGTCAGCGTTGCCAGACCTCGGCGGTGGTGAGGAAGGCTGAAGAGCCGGGGCGGTCCGGGGAGCCGTCTACCTGGACGAAACCCGGGACGGACGCGCCGCCGATCGAGACCGTCGCGGAGCGGACCGGGGCGATCACCAGGCTGAGGCTGTGGTTGCCGTCGGCAAGCTGGAAGTTGTCGGTCGCGAACAGCCGCCGGTCGAGTACGCCGCTCATCTCGATCTGGATGTCGGCCGCCTTCGCGCTCAACCCGTTGGCCAGGTTCATCGAGACCTGGACCAGGTCGCGCTCGACCGCCGGCTCGTGCCACGGCAGGCCCTGCACCTCAAGGAACGAGCGAACGAAGTACCGCTCCAGCCACGCGGCCAGGTCGACGTCCTCGGACACCACCCGGACGATCCCGTCGAACCACAGCACCACCGCCGTACCGGCGCCGCGGACCGACCAGTCGACCATCCAGATCGACGCGTACGCGGTCACCTTGCCGCGCTCGTCGAACAGCCGCAGCCCAGGATTGGCACCCGCCAAAATGATCCGGCGGTGACTTGCCGAGGACTTGGTGGGCATGGGAGGAAGCTTCCGGGAAGGGGCCGAAGATGCTTGATTGTCTCAATCTCCGGCCCAGACGCAACGTCAACTGTCCAAAACTTGACAAATCTCTCGGCAAATCTTCGTTTGAGCGGGTCTAGATCTTCTCCACCGGCGCGTACCGGAGCAGTAGTCGCTTCACGCCCTCGGAGCCGAAGTCGATGTCGGCCTGAGCCTGCTGTCCCTCGCCCCGAACCACCACGACGGTGCCCATGCCGAAGCTGTCGTGGACGACGCGATCGCCCGGGTTCAGGTTGATCACTGCCTTGTCCGAGCTGGTCCGGCGGGACGGCTCGTACCGGCTCGGGATGCCGCTGCCGCGGGTCGTGCCGCCGCCGCTGCTGGTACCGGTGCCCGACCAGCGGGTGATCGCGGACTCGTCGCGGCGCCAGTCGAGCAGCTCCGCCGGGAGCTCCTCCAGGAACCGCGACGGCGGGTTGTGCTGCGGCGCGCCGTACGCGGACCGGACCGCCGCGCGGGAGATCGCCAGCCGCTCACGCGCGCGGGTGATACCGACGTACGCGAGCCGGCGCTCTTCCTCCAGCTCCTTCAGATCGGTCAGCGACCGGGAGTGCGGGAAGACGCCGTCCTCCATC
The genomic region above belongs to Kribbella solani and contains:
- a CDS encoding DUF6886 family protein, producing MRPAVGEVLHFSEDPTIELFRPRLAKPDHTTAYVWAVAHDRAPDYWFPRQCPRAMAWVGPSTTSEDRDRIIGADSGTRVHAVEYAWLDAIRSVELYAYRLPAHPFTQHDAAMVTTTVVRPLGPAERVDDLFALHDEAGIQLRVLPRLHDFWAEAVASTLEWSGIRLRNARP